The sequence CTCAACTCTTAAATGTATTGCGTTATACATTCTTACCTCCTAAAGGGTTTCAAGGGTTTTTTTAGCGGACATCGAGTCCGCTTTTTTTTGCCTGTTGAAAATGCAATCCCGGCATCCGCCGCTTTCCGCCCGGAGAATTCAGGGATGTCGGTCGCCTGATTTAGATCAGCAAGAATCGGTCTACAGCACCAATCATTCGGTTAAACTATCCGGTTTTCAGATTTATTATTTCGACGGTTATTCAATGCAACAGAAACCTATTCCGGAAAAAACAGTCGCTGTCATCGGTGGCGGTCCAGCGGGACTGATGGCTGCCGAAGTGTTAATCGGTGCCGGTTTGACGGTTCATGTTTATGATGCGATGCCTTCGGTAGGGCGCAAATTTTTGATCGCGGGCAAGGGCGGTATGAATATTACCCATTCCGAACCGTTACCTCAATTTTTGACGCGCTATGGTAAAAGACAGGCTGCACTTGCGCCCTGTGTGAGTCAATTCAGCCCGGAAAGACTCAGAGCCTGGCTGGCAGAGCTGGGTATTCAAAGTTTTACGGGCAGTTCGGGGCGCGTATTTCCTGAGCAGATGAAAGCCGCTCCATTATTGAGAAGCTGGTTACACCGCTTGCGTGAGAGCGGCGTCAAATTCTTCATGCGTCATGAATGGCGCAACTGGCAAGCCATAGATCAAGGTTATTTATTGGAGTTCAACACATCTGAAGGCATAAAAACTCAGCAAACTGATGCGGTCATACTCGCGCTGGGGGGCGGTAGCTGGGCCAAGTTAGGTTCTACAGGCGCATGGGTCTCTTTACTGCAGCATCAGGGCATATCGGTCGCGCCTTTATTGCCGTCAAACTGCGGTTTTGATGTCGCCTGGTCTGAGTATTTCAGCGAGCATTTTGCCGGACAACCGGTTAAAACGGTGGTGATGTCTTTTACCGACAGTCAGGGCAACCCGCATTCAAAGCGGGGCGAATTTAACATTACGTCAACCGGCGTAGAAGGCAGCCTCATTTATGCTTTGTCTTCGGTTCTGCGCGATGAAACACGTTCATCCGGTCATGCGGATGCACTCATCGATTTATTACCCGATGTCCCGCTGGATCGATTGATAGAACGCTTGGAACAGCCTCGGGGGAAATCATCGCTTACCAATCACCTGAGAAAAAAAGCCGGTTTGACAAGCGTAAAGGCAGGTCTTTTACGCGAGTGCCTTGCCCCGGGTCTGTTTGACGATATGGCGCATCTGGCTCACGCGATCAAGCACATGCCTTTGAGCGTCATAGCAGCTAGACCTTTGGATGAGGCGATCAGCAGCGCCGGAGGCGTCGTTTTTGAAGCGCTGACCGGTGATTTGATGATTAAGGCGTGGCCGGGAATTTTTTGTGCAGGAGAAATGCTCGACTGGGAGGCGCCAACCGGCGGCTATTTGCTGACGGCTTGTCTGGCAACCGGAAGAGCCGCTGGACACGGCGTTTTAACGTGGTTGGAGCGAGATGATCAGCCAGGTGGGTAGCCAGCGGATTCAAAACATAAAATGCTGGAAAATAAGAAGCCTTGCTGTCGCATCATCCATGAAGCAACAGCAAGGCCGGTGAGCATTTACCTTTTAACAGGTTGAGAATACGTGTTTCTTTGCAGCAAGCTAGCAGAAACAATATTTCAAGTCTTACTTAGGCAAATTAAGCTTTGTTACGTTTACGAGCGATCAAACCCAATAAACCAGTACCGAACAACCATACCGCACCGGGAACAGGAACTGCAGCAGGTGCTGTGATCATGAAAGTTTGGTCATTGCCGCTGGTAGGGTGTTGGACGTTAACATAAGCCTTATTTTCATCGAACAAGTCGAAGTAAAGACCTGTTGGTTCTGCGCCTAAAGTGGCCAAGGTAGCCCAACGGCCGATTGATTCGGCTACACCGTCGTTGTTTTCATCACGCGCTGCCCAGATATCAGCGAAACCGGCACCTTGATCTTCAATAATGTAGATGTTGCCTTTTGAGTCGATTGCCAAATTGTCAGGACTGTTAAGCGAGTCACCCACAGCAAGGCCAGTTGCTTCGTCAAGGGTATCGCGAGTCACGAACTGGAAAATATTGTTGTTTTCAAGGTCGATTGTCCAAACATCATCGGTAGTTGTTGCTGCGAAAAACAGCATTTGGTTACCGTTTTCCAGTGTTTTGATCTCCAGGTCTTCAGGGCGTTGGTATTCTGTGCTGGGCACGACGTTTTGCGCTAAACGGCCATCAACACTGCCGTCAGTCACTGGAATGCCTGGAAGAGCCGCTCCTGATAAATCAGTGATAGAAGCCCAGGTAAAACTGCCTGAAGCATTGGCGTTGGCGCCATCACCGACTTTCAATACAGAAGTTTGACCGGCTGCGAAGAAATCGTTTCCGTTCGTGGCTAATGGATTAGCAGAAGTGTATTTATAAATACCGCCACCGTTTAACTCATCAATGAAATAAAGGTTATTGTTTTTATCAAACGCCAGACCTTCATGCGATACGCGTGGGATGATTGATCTATGGACGAAGTTAACGTCGCTGGGTCCAGTCGCATTAACCGGATTGGTTATTTCAAACAGACGGCCTTTTGTGCTGGTACCGTTAGCGTTCCAAGATTCTTCGGCAGTCAGATATGAACCCCAAGGTGTCCAGCGTGATGCGTCACCCGCTACAAAACCGGCAGTACCGCTATTGACGATAGTCGTCGTTGTTTTGGTGCTCAGGTCTATTCGTTGAACGCCGCCCGCTGATGTTTCATAAGGCATGAACAAATAACGGCCTGCATCAGGACCTGTTTCATTGGCAGTGATCATATCCCAGTTACCGCTGTTGCTTTGTCCTGCAGCAAGTTGTGCATTACGATTGGCAATTGATTCTTGGGTCCAGGTAGGGTTGGCGAATTGGAATGGCGCTGATTCAGGCAATGAACCCGCAGCGACAGAATTTGCCAAGGGAGTAAAATCGTCAAAAGCAGCATGAGCTGAGAGAGGGGCTAGAACGATTGCTACAGCGGAAGCAATCAATGATAATTTGATAGATTTCATTTTTTTTGTGACTCCAAACAAGTTGTTTTCGTTAACAAGCAATTAGAAAGAGTTAAAATTCTGAATTACAAAACGCCTCCAAATGGCGCCAGAAAATGTTAACTGGGTCACATAAAATATAAGTTACTGTTTTGTTAAGATTTGGTTAATTGTCTTACGTTTGTGCTTTCCATTTTTGATCGTACAGAAGGGGATCAACACTCAACGCCGGAAATTGCCAAAACGCAGCAAGATTGCAGGCAGCAGCAACAGATTCAATAACGTTGATGAGGCCAAGCCCCCAATAATGATGGCGGCCATGGGGCCCATGATTTCTCTTCCCGGATTGTCACTGTTAAAAGCGATGGGAGACATCGCCAAGGCGGTGACCAAAGCGGTCATCAGTATGGAAGGTAATCGTTCTTGAGCCCCCTGAGTCACTGTCTCCAGGTTCCAGGGTTTGCCCTGGGTTTCGGTCAGGTAGCGGTAATGAGATAACAGCATGATGCTGTTGCGTACAGTAATGCCGAATAGCGTAACAAAGCCAACGACTGAGCCTACAGAAAGACTTTCTCCACTTAACAAAACAGCGGCAACTCCCCCCACTAATGAAAACGGCAGGTTAACCAAAGTGATCAGGGTATGCCGGAAACTGCCCAAGGCAATGTAGATAAAAATCATCACGCCGGTTCCGGCCAGCAATGAATATAAAATTAAGTCTTTACGGGCTTTACTCTGTTCTATCGCGGCACCGGTGTATTCAGGGTACATGTCAGCAGGAAAGTTGACCTCTTTAAAAACGCGTGATTTTAAGTCCGTCATAAAGGCGTCAAAATCGCGGTCAACTACGTTGGCGGTAATGGTCTGCCTGCGCTGTGCGTTTTGATGCAAAATATTGTAGCGTCCTGTGGTCAATCTGATATCGGCGACTTGGGCCAAGGTAATCAAGGTGCCATCCAGCGTCCGTATCGGCAACTGACCCAGCAGTTCCGGCCGATGCCGAAATTCGGGCGTGAGCGTTACGCTGATGTCAAAGATACGGTTGCCCTGAATATTCTTGCCTATCAGCTTGCTTTGATAAGCCGTCTGGATGACATTCATCACTTCAGCCGATCTTAAACCCCAAAAAATAAGTTTGTCTTCATTTAGATTGATCTGAATAACCGGCGTAGCAGGCGGTGAGCGCAGTTGCACTTCTGCAGCTCCCGGAATGGTGCGTATGACGGCTGCCACTTCCTCCGCTTTAAGGTCCATGGCGTTTAAATCATTTCCGAAGATGTTAACCACGACAGGCGATGTATAGCCAGAGATAGTCTCATCAACGCGTTCGGTAAGAAAGGTATTGGCTTCGTACAGAATGCCGGGAAATGCGCCAAGAATCTTGCGCAACGCGGTCAGGACACGCTGTTGTTCCCGGCCGGATAGGGGTTTTAGACGCACTTCAAACTCACTGTAATGGCTGCCGTAGGTATCGGCGCCCCGCTCAGCCCGCCCCGCCCATTGCGAAACAGATTCAATACCCGGAATTTTTAAAAACTCTCCGGTAATTTGGCTGCCGATACGAATAGTTTCCTGCAGCGAGGTGCCTGGAATGCTGGTGGTATGAACAATGTAGTGGCCTTCACGCAATTCCGGTAAAAATTTACTACCCATGCCAAAGAAGGCAAAAATGCCGCACAGACACAGGAGTGAACTGATGAGTAACACGGTATTGAAATGGCGGGTCACAAAGCCCAGCGCTTTCTGGTAACCGGGTTTAATCAATCGAATGGCTGGCGGTTCTCTGGCGTCATTAAGCTGTTTGCCCAATAACAGGTAGCACAGTGCCGGTGTTAACGTCAGCGCAACCAGTAAAGACATCAGGATGGCCAGAATGTACGAAATTCCCAAAGGCGCAAACAGGCGTCCGGCGGTTCCGCCTAAAGTCAATAAAGGTACAAAAGCCAGTGCGACGATAAAGCTGGCATAGACAACCGAACTGCGCACTTCCAGGGAAGCAGTGTAGATAACTTCCGATAAAGGCCGGGGTGAGGGGATAAGTCGGTTTTCGCGTAGCCTGCGGAATATATTTTCGGTGTCGATAATGGCGTCATCGACGACTTCGCCCAGGGCAATGGCCAGGCCGCCAAGCACCATGATATTCAGGTTGATCCCGGATTCCAGTAGAATAACGATGGCGGAAATCAGCGAAACCGGAATCGCAACCGCCGAAATGATGGCGGTACGCAGGTTAAACAAAAAAGCGTACAGAATAATCAAGACGAACAATCCGCCGAACAATAAATGGCCTGATAAATTGGCCAGGGATGCTTCAATGTAATCGGCCGGTCGAAATAAATGCGGGTAAAAGCTGATGTCGTGGGTTTGAAACAGGGTACTGAATTCGGTTAGTGTTTCTTCTACCTGTTTTGATACGGTTAATGTATTCGACCCGAATTGACCGATCACCATCATGACGATCCCGGGTTTTCCCATGATCTGGGCCGCACCGATGGGCGCATCAGGCGCATGGCGGATCAGGGCGACATCACCCAGTGTCACAGCGCGGCCTTGCTGGTGGTTAAGCACGACACCCGCAAATGTTTCAGGTGTGGCTTTTTGTCCGGTGATTTCCAGAGTAAAGCGCTGGTTGGTATTTTCTATAAAACCACTGCCTTGCACTTGAGC comes from Methylicorpusculum oleiharenae and encodes:
- a CDS encoding alkaline phosphatase PhoX, which encodes MKSIKLSLIASAVAIVLAPLSAHAAFDDFTPLANSVAAGSLPESAPFQFANPTWTQESIANRNAQLAAGQSNSGNWDMITANETGPDAGRYLFMPYETSAGGVQRIDLSTKTTTTIVNSGTAGFVAGDASRWTPWGSYLTAEESWNANGTSTKGRLFEITNPVNATGPSDVNFVHRSIIPRVSHEGLAFDKNNNLYFIDELNGGGIYKYTSANPLATNGNDFFAAGQTSVLKVGDGANANASGSFTWASITDLSGAALPGIPVTDGSVDGRLAQNVVPSTEYQRPEDLEIKTLENGNQMLFFAATTTDDVWTIDLENNNIFQFVTRDTLDEATGLAVGDSLNSPDNLAIDSKGNIYIIEDQGAGFADIWAARDENNDGVAESIGRWATLATLGAEPTGLYFDLFDENKAYVNVQHPTSGNDQTFMITAPAAVPVPGAVWLFGTGLLGLIARKRNKA
- a CDS encoding efflux RND transporter permease subunit; translation: MLTALIRFSIRYPGLVAVMAVLLFSYGLYRFAFAGLDVFPEFSPKQITIQTEAPGYSAEQVEILVTQQIESAIRGLSQLHSVRSESIQGLSIVTATFSEDSEIYRNRQLLGERLAGLANQLPQGVVSAPTAVPLSSSSATVLTIGLNSDKSDLMTLRNLVDWTIVPRLLAVPGVADINVFGGEIQQLQIQVDPAKLQRFNLALNDVILAASEAAQVQGSGFIENTNQRFTLEITGQKATPETFAGVVLNHQQGRAVTLGDVALIRHAPDAPIGAAQIMGKPGIVMMVIGQFGSNTLTVSKQVEETLTEFSTLFQTHDISFYPHLFRPADYIEASLANLSGHLLFGGLFVLIILYAFLFNLRTAIISAVAIPVSLISAIVILLESGINLNIMVLGGLAIALGEVVDDAIIDTENIFRRLRENRLIPSPRPLSEVIYTASLEVRSSVVYASFIVALAFVPLLTLGGTAGRLFAPLGISYILAILMSLLVALTLTPALCYLLLGKQLNDAREPPAIRLIKPGYQKALGFVTRHFNTVLLISSLLCLCGIFAFFGMGSKFLPELREGHYIVHTTSIPGTSLQETIRIGSQITGEFLKIPGIESVSQWAGRAERGADTYGSHYSEFEVRLKPLSGREQQRVLTALRKILGAFPGILYEANTFLTERVDETISGYTSPVVVNIFGNDLNAMDLKAEEVAAVIRTIPGAAEVQLRSPPATPVIQINLNEDKLIFWGLRSAEVMNVIQTAYQSKLIGKNIQGNRIFDISVTLTPEFRHRPELLGQLPIRTLDGTLITLAQVADIRLTTGRYNILHQNAQRRQTITANVVDRDFDAFMTDLKSRVFKEVNFPADMYPEYTGAAIEQSKARKDLILYSLLAGTGVMIFIYIALGSFRHTLITLVNLPFSLVGGVAAVLLSGESLSVGSVVGFVTLFGITVRNSIMLLSHYRYLTETQGKPWNLETVTQGAQERLPSILMTALVTALAMSPIAFNSDNPGREIMGPMAAIIIGGLASSTLLNLLLLPAILLRFGNFRR
- a CDS encoding TIGR03862 family flavoprotein, with the protein product MQQKPIPEKTVAVIGGGPAGLMAAEVLIGAGLTVHVYDAMPSVGRKFLIAGKGGMNITHSEPLPQFLTRYGKRQAALAPCVSQFSPERLRAWLAELGIQSFTGSSGRVFPEQMKAAPLLRSWLHRLRESGVKFFMRHEWRNWQAIDQGYLLEFNTSEGIKTQQTDAVILALGGGSWAKLGSTGAWVSLLQHQGISVAPLLPSNCGFDVAWSEYFSEHFAGQPVKTVVMSFTDSQGNPHSKRGEFNITSTGVEGSLIYALSSVLRDETRSSGHADALIDLLPDVPLDRLIERLEQPRGKSSLTNHLRKKAGLTSVKAGLLRECLAPGLFDDMAHLAHAIKHMPLSVIAARPLDEAISSAGGVVFEALTGDLMIKAWPGIFCAGEMLDWEAPTGGYLLTACLATGRAAGHGVLTWLERDDQPGG